The following nucleotide sequence is from Psychroserpens sp. Hel_I_66.
CCATAAGCTCTATCGTAATAATCTCCATCTGGAATTCTTCCTTTTTGGCCAACTGGTAAATCGTAGCCCAGGTAATCTCCCAAACCGAAACTTCTGGCATGCTCTGCCCAAGTGTTCATCCCTTTTCCTGCGTCGTCGTATTTATCAATGATTTTTCGGTAAGCAGTCACAAAATAGGCGTTGCAGGATTGTGCTATACCTGCGTTCATATCAACCGGACTACTGTGATGGTGGCAGCCTGTTAATCTTCTGCTTCCATAGTAATAACCCATTCTACAGGTTACTTTATCCTGAGGATCCATAACATTTTCCTGAAGCGCAATAAGTGCATTGATCACTTTAAATGGCGATCCTGGAGGATATTGGGCTTGGAGACCTCTATCAAATAATGGCTTGGCAATACTGTCTCGAAATAGTTGTGTGAAATTTTTTGAACGATTTCTACCAACCAATAGGTTAGGGTTGTAGCTTGGTCCTGAAACGAGTGCTAAGATTTCTCCGTTTGAGGGATCAATAGCTACAATGCCACCTCGTTTATTTGTCATTAATAATTCGCCATATTTTTGGAGCTCTGCATCAATAGTAATTTTGATATCTCTTCCTGGCTGTGGCAAGGTATCAAACCTTCCATCTTTGTAGGGACCAATATTTTTGTTAAATCTATCTTTTTGAATAAATTTAATACCTTTTTTACCTCGAAGGATGTCTTCATAAGAGAGTTCAATACCTTGTTTGCCAATAAGATCGCCCAATCCATAATAAGGTTGTTTTTCTATGGTGCGTTGGTTGACTTCTCCCAAATCTCCTAAAACGTTGGCACCAATAGTAGTTTGATAATCACGTAATGATCTTTTCTGAATGTAAAAACCCTCAAATTTCCGCATTTTTTCCTGAAGCACTGCATAGTCCTTTTTGGACAATTGTGGTACAAAAGGAGATGGTAATCGAGGTGAATAATTTTTTGCTTTATTGTATTTTTTAATAAAATCCTCTTTTGTGATTTTTAAAAGTTTACAAAATTCCAACGTGTCTAAAGGCTCAACCTCTCTAGGTATGACCATAACGTCATATGAAGGTTGATTTGCTACTAGTAATTTTCCGTTTCTATCATAAACGTAACCTCTTTTAGGATAGTCAAAAACTTTTCTGATTGCGGTATCCTCATATAAACTGTATGCTTCTTGTTTATAAACTTGTAAATAGAATAATCTCGAGATAAATAGAAGACCTACGGTAATTACAGTTAATAAAAGTAGAATTTTTCTCATCGTTGTTTGTTACTGAAAAGTATTGAGATTAGGACACAGAGTATAATAGTGAAAATACTGGAAAATAACGTTTTTTGTAGAACTAAAATTATATTAGAAATGTTAAAAATTTCTAATAAGAACATTAAAAAATGGTGAATAAAAACAAGTATAGAGAAATAAATCACTCTATTGCCAAATTCGGTATTACTGAACTTAATTGTTTGATGTTCGTAAATCATCCCAAATGCAAATTTTAGAACAGGTGGTCTAATAAAAGCAATTGTAACACATGCTGCAGCATGAACACCTCCAGAATCTGAAAACAAATCAACAAAAAGTCCTAACAAAAAGCTTAAAAATATAAATAATGTACGGTTGTTATTTATTGGAAACAGAAGAATAAAAAGAATATAGGGATAGGGATTTATATTGCCCAAAAAGTTGATATTATTAAATATAAGTGCTTGCGCCAACACGAGCAAGACAAACCTAAAGATGCTATTTAGGGTTAAGCTATTCATCAATTGGGTTTTCTAAATTTTTTATTTCTTCGGAATCTAAATTTTCAATGATGTACACATGGGAAAGGTTCGTCATATCGTTAAATAAATTCACTTGTATGGTATAAGTATCTCCACTAATATCTAAAACAAAAGACTCAATAGTGCCAATAGGTATCCCTTTTGGAAATATCGTTGATTGACCACCAGTTATAATTGTGTCACCTTCTTTTACAGGAGCAAATTTTGAAATATCTATTAATTGAACAGTTGTTGCAGCGGTTTTACCATCCCAGACTAACGATCCAATATGATTGGATGCCTTTAATTGCGCATTGATTCGGCTTTTTGTGTTCAATACTGAAAGCACTCTTGCATAACCATTTGAAGTGTTATCAATAATACCAACAATACCCTTAGACGTAATGACGCCTAAATCTTCCTTTATTCCATTTTTCTCTCCTTTGTTGACTGTGAGGTAATTTTTGGTAGAAGCGTAATTGTTATTGATTATTTTTGCTGATTGTATTTTATAGCGACTACTGTAAGACACACTGTCAATAAATGTACTATTTGAAACTAACGAATCATTGTCATTTAAAAGCTTGGAACGTAGTCTGCTATTTTCTTCAATAAGAATCTCATTCTGGCTTTTTAAATCAAAATAATCTGAAATCCCACTGGCACTTTCATATATTCCGCCAGTTAAAAAATTAGAGGAGTTTATAAACTTGCTTTTATGGTAAGAATGTGATTGTATCGTTAGCGCTAATGAAATAGCAAACAGCAACAGAAACAAAAGGGACGTCTTGTTTCTAAGGACAAAGTTTATAATTTGTTGCATGCTAAGTTGTTAATCTAGATTATTTTATCAATACACTTTTGAATTTTCCTAGATTTTTTAGTGCAATTCCCGTTCCTCTAACAACTGCTCTTAAAGGATCTTCGGCGATGTAAACCGGTAAATCTGTTTTTTGTGAAAGACGCTTGTCCAAACCTCTCAACATAGATCCACCACCTGCTAGATATATGCCTGTGTTGTAGATGTCTGCAGCAAGTTCTGGAGGTGTTTGTGATAAGGTTTCCATTACAGAATCCTCAATTCTTAAAATAGACTTGTCGAGTGCTTTTGCAATTTCACGATAGGAGATTTGAACCTGCTTAGGCTTTCCAGTTAATAAATCACGTCCTTGAACGCTCATTTCTTCTGGTGGCATATCTAAATCTTCGGTAGCAGCACCAATTTGAATTTTTATCTTTTCCGCAGTACGATCACCAACATACAAGTTGTGTTGTGTGCGCATGTAATAAATAATATCGTTTGTAAATACGTCACCTGCAACTTTAACCGATTTGTCACAAACAATTCCGCCAAGAGCAATCACAGCAATTTCTGTCGTACCACCTCCAATATCAACAATCATGTTACCCTTTGGTTGCATAATGTCAATACCAATACCAATTGCAGCTGCCATTGGTTCGTGAATTAAATATACTTCTTTACCGTTAACACGCTCACAAGATTCTTTTACCGCTCGCATTTCTACCTCTGTAATCCCAGAGGGGATACAAACGACCATTCGTAAAGCTGGAGTAAATAATTTCTTTTTTAATGCTGGAATGTTCTTGATGAACATGCTTATCATTTGCTCAGATGCATCAAAATCGGCAATCACACCATCTTTCAAAGGTCTAATTGTTTTTATGTTTTCGTGCGTTTTACCTTGCATCATGTTGGCTTCTTTACCAACAGCAATTATTTTTCCAGAAATTCTATCTCTTGCAACTATGGATGGACTATCGACAACAACCTTGTCATTGTGGATAATTAGTGTATTTGCGGTTCCTAAA
It contains:
- the mrdA gene encoding penicillin-binding protein 2; amino-acid sequence: MRKILLLLTVITVGLLFISRLFYLQVYKQEAYSLYEDTAIRKVFDYPKRGYVYDRNGKLLVANQPSYDVMVIPREVEPLDTLEFCKLLKITKEDFIKKYNKAKNYSPRLPSPFVPQLSKKDYAVLQEKMRKFEGFYIQKRSLRDYQTTIGANVLGDLGEVNQRTIEKQPYYGLGDLIGKQGIELSYEDILRGKKGIKFIQKDRFNKNIGPYKDGRFDTLPQPGRDIKITIDAELQKYGELLMTNKRGGIVAIDPSNGEILALVSGPSYNPNLLVGRNRSKNFTQLFRDSIAKPLFDRGLQAQYPPGSPFKVINALIALQENVMDPQDKVTCRMGYYYGSRRLTGCHHHSSPVDMNAGIAQSCNAYFVTAYRKIIDKYDDAGKGMNTWAEHARSFGLGDYLGYDLPVGQKGRIPDGDYYDRAYGDNRWGSTYIVSNAIGQGEVEATPIQLANMAAAIGNRGYYYTPHIIKEIENDTIPSKYTTKRETTIDKQHFEPVVQGMFDVYNKGTAASLRIPGIDICGKTGTAENFIKIDSVKTQLTDHSIFVAFAPKDNPKIAIAVFVENGYWGSRFAGRMASLMIEKYIKGEITRTDMENWILTHSLENEYAKPYSGEPFKINGQTSLQVIDKVKSQDDNDLNNSINIDSNTPKL
- the mreC gene encoding rod shape-determining protein MreC yields the protein MQQIINFVLRNKTSLLFLLLFAISLALTIQSHSYHKSKFINSSNFLTGGIYESASGISDYFDLKSQNEILIEENSRLRSKLLNDNDSLVSNSTFIDSVSYSSRYKIQSAKIINNNYASTKNYLTVNKGEKNGIKEDLGVITSKGIVGIIDNTSNGYARVLSVLNTKSRINAQLKASNHIGSLVWDGKTAATTVQLIDISKFAPVKEGDTIITGGQSTIFPKGIPIGTIESFVLDISGDTYTIQVNLFNDMTNLSHVYIIENLDSEEIKNLENPIDE
- a CDS encoding rod shape-determining protein, which encodes MGFFDFLTEEIAIDLGTANTLIIHNDKVVVDSPSIVARDRISGKIIAVGKEANMMQGKTHENIKTIRPLKDGVIADFDASEQMISMFIKNIPALKKKLFTPALRMVVCIPSGITEVEMRAVKESCERVNGKEVYLIHEPMAAAIGIGIDIMQPKGNMIVDIGGGTTEIAVIALGGIVCDKSVKVAGDVFTNDIIYYMRTQHNLYVGDRTAEKIKIQIGAATEDLDMPPEEMSVQGRDLLTGKPKQVQISYREIAKALDKSILRIEDSVMETLSQTPPELAADIYNTGIYLAGGGSMLRGLDKRLSQKTDLPVYIAEDPLRAVVRGTGIALKNLGKFKSVLIK